From Macaca mulatta isolate MMU2019108-1 chromosome 1, T2T-MMU8v2.0, whole genome shotgun sequence, the proteins below share one genomic window:
- the MATN1 gene encoding matrilin-1 translates to MRVLSGTSLVLCSLLLLQAPCSPGLVPQSRGHLCRTRPTDLVFVVDSSRSVRPVEFEKVKVFLSQVIESLDVGPNATRVGMVNYASTVKQEFSLRAHVSKAALLQAVRRIQPLSTGTMTGLAIQFAITKALSDAEGGRSRSPDISKVVIVVTDGRPQDSVQDVSARARASGVELFAIGVGRVDKATLRQIASEPQDEHVDYVESYSVIEKLSRKFQEAFCVVSDLCATGDHDCEQVCISSPGSYTCACREGFTLNSDGKTCNVCSGGGGSSATDLVFLIDGSKSVRPENFELVKKFINQIVDTLDVSDKLAQVGLVQYSSSVRQEFPLGRFHTKKDIKAAVRNMSYMEKGTMTGAALKYLIDNSFTVSSGARPGAQKVGIVFTDGRSQDYINDAAKKAKDLGFKMFAVGVGNAVEDELREIASEPVAEHYFYTADFKTINQIGKKLQKKICVEEDPCACESLVTFQAKVEGLLQALTRKLEAVSKRLAILENTVV, encoded by the exons ATGAGGGTCCTCTCTGGCACTAGCCTCGTGCTCTGCAGCCTGCTGCTGCTCCAGGCCCCGTGCAGCCCCGGCCTCGTTCCCCAGTCCAGAG GCCATCTCTGCCGGACGCGGCCCACGGACCTGGTGTTTGTTGTCGACAGCTCCCGCAGTGTGCGGCCTGTAGAATTTGAGAAGGTGAAGGTATTCCTGTCCCAGGTCATTGAGTCGCTGGACGTGGGGCCCAATGCCACCCGGGTGGGCATGGTCAACTATGCCAGCACCGTGAAGCAGGAGTTCTCTCTGCGGGCTCATGTTTCCAAGGCCGCCCTGCTGCAGGCTGTGCGCCGCATCCAGCCGCTGTCCACAGGCACCATGACTGGCCTGGCCATCCAGTTTGCCATCACCAAAGCCCTCAGCGATGCAGAGGGTGGCCGTTCCAGGTCCCCTGACATCAGCAAG GTGGTCATCGTGGTGACAGACGGGAGGCCCCAGGACAGCGTGCAGGACGTGTCTGCGCGGGCCCGGGCCAGCGGCGTCGAGCTGTTCGCCATCGGAGTGGGCCGCGTGGACAAGGCCACGCTGCGGCAGATCGCCAGCGAGCCGCAGGACGAGCACGTCGACTACGTGGAGAGCTACAGCGTCATCGAGAAGCTCTCCAGGAAGTTCCAGGAGGCCTTCTGCG TGGTGTCAGACCTGTGCGCCACAGGGGACCATGACTGTGAGCAGGTGTGCATCAGCTCCCCGGGTTCCTACACCTGTGCCTGCCGTGAGGGCTTCACTCTGAACAGCGACGGCAAGACCTGCAATG TctgcagtggtggtggtggcagctcCGCCACTGACCTGGTCTTCCTCATCGATGGATCCAAGAGTGTGAGGCCAGAGAACTTTGAGCTGGTAAAGAAGTTCATCAATCAGATCGTGGATACGCTGGATGTGTCAGACAAGCTGGCCCAGGTGGGGCTGGTGCAGTACTCAAGTTCTGTGCGCCAGGAGTTCCCCCTGGGTCGCTTCCACACCAAGAAGGACATCAAGGCGGCTGTGCGGAATATGTCCTACATGGAGAAGGGCACAATGACCGGGGCTGCTCTCAAGTACCTCATTGACAATTCCTTCACTGTGTCCAGTGGGGCTAGGCCTGGGGCCCAGAAGGTGGGCATTGTCTTCACTGATGGCCGGAGCCAGGACTACATTAATGATGCTGCCAAGAAGGCCAAAGACCTCG GCTTTAAGATGTTTGCTGTGGGTGTGGGCAATGCTGTGGAGGATGAGCTGAGGGAAATAGCCTCGGAGCCTGTGGCAGAGCACTACTTCTACACGGCTGACTTCAAGACCATCAATCAGATAGGCAAGAAGTTGCAGAAGAAGATCTGTGTGG AGGAAGATCCGTGTGCCTGTGAGTCCCTGGTGACATTCCAGGCCAAAGTGGAGGGGCTGCTGCAGGCCCTGACCAGGAA ACTGGAAGCTGTGAGTAAGCGACTGGCTATCCTGGAGAACACAGTCGTCTAA